CCAGAAAGATTAGAGGTTAAATAATTATGGCTAATAATGTAATGTACCGTGGTTTAGGTAGAAGAAAATCTTCAGTTGCTCGTGTAAGACTTACACCAGGAACAGGTAAATTTGTTATCAACAACCGTGATGCTAGAGAATATTTAACATCTGATATTTACTTAAAAGATGCAAACCAACCATTTGTTTTAACTGATACATTTGGAACATTTGATGTTAGTGTTAATGTAAACGGTGGAGGACTTAGTGGACAAGCTGGTGCAATTAGACTTGGAATTGCTCGTGCTTTATTAGAAGCTAATGTTGACTACCGTGCAGCTCTTAAAGAAGCAGGAATGCTTACAAGAGATGCTCGTGCTAAAGAACGTAAAAAACCAGGTTTACGTGCTGCACGTCGTGCAAGACAATTCTCAAAACGTTAATAAACTTAATAATTTTTGCATGCAAATTACAATTATGTGGTATAATATGCATGCATATATGCGAGCGTAGCTCAGCTGGTTAGAGCACACGACTGATAATCGTGAGGTCGATGGTTCGAGTCCATTCGTTCGCACCATTTCATTTATTGACCTTTGTTTATCCTAGAGAGAAATCTCTAGGTTTTTTTGTACTTTTTACTTGACTTATATATAAGCATTTATGTAGTGTTAAATGTTTTAAGATACTTTAACATGCTGCCTTATAAATACAGGTACTTTTATTCTTTTAAATCGCTTTCAAGTT
The DNA window shown above is from Mycoplasma seminis and carries:
- the rpsI gene encoding 30S ribosomal protein S9, translating into MANNVMYRGLGRRKSSVARVRLTPGTGKFVINNRDAREYLTSDIYLKDANQPFVLTDTFGTFDVSVNVNGGGLSGQAGAIRLGIARALLEANVDYRAALKEAGMLTRDARAKERKKPGLRAARRARQFSKR